A single region of the Thermoanaerobacterium aotearoense genome encodes:
- a CDS encoding S-layer homology domain-containing protein: MKRLLAILITVMFVLAAAIPSAVLAQTNSKIELKQAIEIAKEKLNLPTDGYSFSSNYYEGDGNKTWYLTWTSSTNGSITVNVNADTGEITGYSFYKPDNSSNSVIPKYSRDDAKKVAVDFLNKVIPEKFKETKEQESDDYLGLNPKIAYSNAYSFNFAQVVNGITFEGNHITIEVNKNTLEVQSYYLTWNDNYNFPDPKLAISKDKAIEIYKNNNSLRLQYNVVYKDVYGNNDPKPQAILVYTLVNNQPIDAISGTVLPQNYYGPMIGGTGGMSTKSADSQSVLSPEEQKAVDDISKYISKDKAIQMAKEKLPFTIGSQYNLTSSNLFKNSSNSDSAIWDFGWSYSDGSSYNYITASVDATTGELMTFTRNDSSENNVQGKTPKYTKDQLKGIAEEYLTKIQPDKFKQMEYQDVPTSPYDKSPYMSFNYVYMANGIQCPFDSIYIGVNKYTGDIVSYNYSWINLNLPDSKNLISLDNAYDTLFKNSDLQLTYIIYYAPDKVYDTPPQDVKLVYQLNNFNGLIDAKTGDYVDFSGNPIEKDKSNQFTDIAGNWAEKDILLLLQYGIVDGKDGKYMPNDYILQKDFIKMLVKSSQPNSIIIPLSSNDDENYDNYYNVAINNKIITENEKNPDSKVTRQEAAKFIVRSLGLKYVADINDIYKLDFLKDANSVDSSLKGYVAIAYGLDLMKGNNGYFNPNGDLTRAEAASILVRYLKIEK; the protein is encoded by the coding sequence CGAAAGAAAAGTTAAATCTTCCGACAGATGGATACAGCTTTAGTTCCAACTACTATGAAGGCGATGGCAATAAGACATGGTATTTGACATGGACATCCAGCACAAACGGCAGTATCACAGTAAACGTAAATGCTGATACGGGCGAGATAACAGGCTACAGCTTTTATAAACCTGACAACAGTTCAAATAGCGTAATACCTAAATATTCAAGAGACGATGCCAAAAAAGTAGCAGTCGACTTTTTAAACAAGGTCATCCCAGAGAAATTTAAAGAAACGAAAGAGCAGGAAAGCGACGATTACCTGGGTCTAAACCCAAAAATCGCGTACAGCAACGCATATTCTTTCAATTTTGCACAAGTGGTAAATGGAATCACATTTGAAGGAAATCACATAACTATAGAAGTAAACAAAAACACTTTAGAAGTTCAGTCATACTACTTGACGTGGAATGACAATTACAACTTCCCCGACCCCAAATTAGCCATTTCAAAAGATAAAGCCATAGAAATATACAAAAACAACAACAGCCTTAGATTGCAGTACAATGTGGTTTATAAAGATGTTTACGGAAACAATGACCCAAAACCGCAGGCAATATTAGTTTACACACTTGTAAACAATCAGCCTATTGATGCCATAAGCGGCACAGTCTTGCCTCAAAACTATTACGGACCTATGATTGGTGGCACTGGCGGAATGTCTACAAAATCGGCTGATTCGCAATCAGTCTTGTCCCCTGAAGAACAAAAAGCCGTAGACGACATTTCAAAATACATCTCAAAAGACAAGGCCATTCAAATGGCAAAAGAAAAACTTCCATTTACAATAGGATCTCAGTACAACCTTACATCTTCCAATCTTTTCAAAAATAGTTCAAATTCCGATAGTGCAATTTGGGATTTTGGTTGGTCATACTCAGACGGAAGCAGCTACAATTATATAACGGCTTCGGTTGACGCTACAACAGGTGAATTAATGACATTTACAAGAAACGACAGCAGTGAAAATAATGTTCAGGGAAAAACACCGAAGTACACGAAAGATCAGTTAAAAGGCATAGCCGAAGAATACTTAACTAAGATACAGCCAGATAAATTCAAACAAATGGAATATCAAGACGTTCCAACATCTCCTTATGATAAATCGCCGTATATGTCATTTAATTACGTGTATATGGCAAATGGCATACAGTGCCCTTTTGATTCCATATATATAGGCGTCAATAAGTACACTGGAGACATAGTATCATACAATTATAGCTGGATAAATCTAAATTTGCCAGACAGTAAAAATCTAATAAGCCTTGACAATGCATACGATACTTTGTTCAAAAATAGCGACTTGCAGCTTACTTACATCATCTACTACGCACCAGACAAAGTATATGATACACCTCCACAGGATGTAAAACTCGTGTATCAACTTAACAACTTCAATGGATTAATAGACGCAAAGACAGGAGATTATGTCGACTTCTCAGGAAATCCGATTGAAAAGGATAAAAGCAACCAATTTACAGATATAGCTGGAAATTGGGCAGAGAAAGACATACTACTTCTATTACAGTATGGCATAGTAGATGGAAAAGATGGCAAGTACATGCCAAATGACTATATACTGCAAAAAGATTTTATAAAAATGCTGGTAAAATCCTCACAGCCAAACAGCATAATAATACCTCTCAGCTCCAACGATGATGAAAACTACGATAATTACTACAACGTAGCAATTAACAATAAAATCATCACAGAGAATGAGAAAAATCCCGACTCTAAAGTGACTCGGCAAGAAGCAGCAAAATTCATCGTAAGAAGTCTTGGCTTAAAATATGTTGCCGACATAAATGACATCTACAAATTGGATTTCTTAAAAGATGCCAATAGCGTAGACAGTTCTTTAAAAGGATACGTGGCAATTGCCTATGGACTGGATTTGATGAAGGGCAATAATGGATATTTTAATCCAAACGGCGATCTTACTCGAGCTGAAGCAGCGTCAATATTAGTCAGATATTTGAAAATAGAAAAATAG